A single region of the Deltaproteobacteria bacterium genome encodes:
- a CDS encoding amidohydrolase, which translates to MTLSIHPSVQNLEDEIVATRRDIHKHPELSFKEFRTAKLVSERLQSLGIEVREQVGKTGVVGTLCGGKEGPTVALRADMDALPMQETSDVPYASIHEGVMHACGHDGHTAMLLGAAKVLSDKREQIAGNVKFIFQPAEEGYAGAKYMVADGALEGVDEIYGIHLWNYQKFGTVGVKPGPIMAASDKFTIDIQGIGGHGACPQGTVDPIVVAAHLITALQTIVSRNTNPLESTVVTVGMMEGGTNFNIIPHHATLKGTARAYTEDNRNLIKKRMAEITAGVGATYGAKITLDYQDGYPPTINADEQAQVLLEAAQKIVGDTEAGYPYLSMGGEDFSYFAQEVPACYFLVGSAPLDREPMSVPHHCSHFDIDERALLVGASVFVQVIEDRL; encoded by the coding sequence ATGACACTAAGTATTCATCCATCCGTCCAAAACCTCGAGGACGAGATTGTTGCCACGCGGCGCGATATTCACAAACATCCTGAGCTCAGCTTTAAAGAATTTCGCACAGCTAAGTTGGTTTCTGAACGACTCCAGTCACTCGGCATCGAAGTGCGCGAGCAAGTGGGTAAAACCGGCGTTGTAGGAACTCTTTGCGGCGGCAAAGAAGGACCAACCGTTGCTCTGCGCGCCGATATGGATGCGTTGCCCATGCAAGAAACCTCAGATGTACCCTACGCCTCAATCCATGAAGGTGTCATGCATGCATGCGGTCACGATGGACACACCGCGATGTTGCTGGGCGCTGCTAAAGTACTAAGCGACAAGCGTGAACAGATAGCGGGCAATGTTAAATTTATATTCCAACCTGCTGAAGAAGGTTATGCCGGCGCGAAATATATGGTGGCGGACGGCGCCCTTGAAGGTGTCGACGAAATCTACGGAATCCATTTATGGAACTACCAAAAGTTTGGAACGGTCGGCGTAAAGCCTGGTCCCATCATGGCTGCATCGGATAAATTCACCATCGACATTCAAGGCATTGGCGGTCACGGCGCGTGCCCACAAGGAACTGTTGACCCCATCGTTGTAGCAGCTCATCTTATTACTGCGCTACAGACCATCGTGAGCCGAAACACCAACCCTCTCGAGAGTACTGTCGTCACGGTGGGAATGATGGAAGGCGGCACCAATTTCAATATCATTCCCCATCACGCAACCCTCAAGGGCACCGCCCGAGCTTACACCGAAGACAATCGAAACCTTATCAAAAAGCGTATGGCTGAGATAACTGCGGGCGTCGGCGCAACCTATGGCGCTAAGATTACACTCGACTATCAAGACGGCTACCCGCCCACCATCAATGCAGATGAACAAGCACAGGTTCTGCTTGAAGCAGCACAGAAAATAGTTGGGGATACCGAAGCAGGATACCCCTACCTTTCTATGGGCGGTGAAGATTTTAGCTACTTCGCCCAAGAAGTTCCGGCCTGCTACTTTTTGGTTGGCTCAGCTCCGCTCGACCGAGAGCCAATGAGTGTGCCCCATCATTGTTCTCACTTTGACATAGACGAACGCGCACTGCTTGTGGGTGCCTCCGTTTTTGTTCAAGTCATCGAAGACCGGCTTTAG
- a CDS encoding isocitrate/isopropylmalate dehydrogenase family protein gives MPHCITLIPGDGIGPEVADAAKKVLDATGVSISWDEQLCGLSAIVDGGDALPKETIQSCRKNQVALKGPTTTPVGGGHVSANVRLRRELDLYASVRPSRTMEGVPSRYEGVDVVIFRENTEGLYAGLENQVSQGVVVSIKVVTERATDRIARAAFEYARKHGRKTITAVHKANIMKLGDGLFLDRVHGIAQEYPDIKYEQAIIDALCMRLVKDPSEFDVMVMENLYGDIVSDLCAGLVGGLGVVPGANIGDEVAVFEAVHGSAPDIAGQGVANPLGLIKSSVLMLEHLGELSAAERLGEAIDTGLRSGDALTRDLGGTANTDDVANAIIKAL, from the coding sequence ATGCCTCATTGCATTACATTGATTCCCGGTGACGGTATCGGACCTGAAGTTGCCGATGCCGCTAAGAAGGTTTTAGATGCCACCGGAGTAAGTATTTCTTGGGACGAGCAGCTCTGCGGCCTGTCCGCCATTGTTGACGGTGGCGATGCCTTACCCAAGGAAACCATTCAGTCATGTCGTAAAAACCAAGTAGCTCTGAAGGGGCCGACCACCACACCCGTTGGTGGAGGACACGTCAGTGCCAACGTACGTTTGCGCCGTGAATTAGATTTATACGCATCTGTTCGCCCGAGCCGTACGATGGAAGGTGTACCATCTCGCTATGAAGGTGTGGATGTCGTCATTTTTCGAGAAAACACGGAAGGCCTTTATGCAGGTCTTGAGAACCAAGTCTCTCAGGGTGTTGTTGTTTCGATTAAGGTTGTGACTGAACGAGCAACTGACAGAATTGCCCGAGCCGCTTTTGAATACGCTCGAAAGCATGGCCGTAAGACTATTACTGCTGTGCACAAAGCAAACATCATGAAGCTCGGTGATGGATTATTTCTAGACCGTGTTCATGGCATCGCTCAAGAGTATCCTGACATCAAGTATGAGCAGGCCATCATTGATGCGCTTTGCATGCGCCTTGTGAAGGATCCCAGCGAGTTCGACGTTATGGTCATGGAAAACCTCTACGGAGATATTGTTTCAGACCTTTGTGCTGGACTTGTTGGTGGGTTGGGTGTGGTTCCCGGTGCCAACATCGGCGACGAGGTTGCAGTATTTGAAGCGGTTCATGGCTCAGCTCCAGATATCGCGGGTCAAGGCGTAGCCAACCCGCTCGGGCTCATTAAAAGCTCAGTCTTGATGTTGGAACATCTTGGTGAGTTGAGCGCAGCTGAGCGCCTTGGAGAAGCTATTGATACTGGGTTGCGAAGTGGGGATGCACTCACCCGTGACTTGGGCGGTACCGCGAACACTGATGATGTAGCGAACGCCATTATTAAAGCGCTCTAA